The following nucleotide sequence is from Ahniella affigens.
AAAGGCATGAACGGCGCGCCTTGGTAGTTGCTCTGCGGCAGATTCGGATCGCGCACAAATGCGAGCCCCGACATGATCGTTTCTTTCGGGTTGTCGGTCGCTTGGATTTGCCCCACCGCCTCATGCGCGCGAATCGCGAATTTCGGCAAATTGGTGTTCCAGCGCTGCGTCGCCGCAGCAACGAAGAACGGCAGCACCTGATCCGGGAACCACGCCCGGTAGTCGCGGTTGTACACACCGTTTTCGTAGAGATCGGGCTCCAGATTCAACTTGCGCACCCACGTGTCGTAGATGTCGTCCCACAGCGACACGGCGTTTTGCGTTTGCGGCGCAAACGACGGATCGGTGACATTCAGCCAGGCACCGTGCACGGCCACGCAGCTCCCATCATCAAACACGAGAGTCGCGTCTACCGGGCCATCCGAACAATCATCAAACCAGCCATCGTTATCGACCGCATCCTCAAGCGGCGCGGGTTCGAGGCCGCCACCTGGCGTCGGGGTTTGAATGGCCGACGCGCGCCCATACCCACCCGGCACGATCAACCGGCCGGCGTCGTCCGTCAGCATCTCGCCCAGTGTATCGATCTCACCCCATGGGTTGTAGAGCGAGAAGCTGTCGCGCGGGAACGACTTTGGATAGTGCTTGATCTCAACGATCTGGTTCTGGATCGGGTCGTAGTAGCTCGCTTTGTCGCTGACATTGAACTGGCGAACGGACTTTTCGCTCGCCTTCAAGGCGCGCGGACCGGGATCGATGACCAGCTTCCGAAGGCGCAACACGTCATTGCCATCAATGCCTTGATCGAGGTTGCGAAGCGGTGGCAAGTTGCCTTGCTCATAGCCCTGAATCAGCAAATCGCGATCACCTACATCGGGATTCTCCAGCACAAATTGATTGGCTTTTTTGTTGGCAAGATGCACCTGCCAAATGATGTCGACCACCGTGCGACCTGCGACTTTCGAACCAATTGTGATTTCGAAAGATTCGGGCGCGGGATACGTTCCCGCCTGTGACGGCGCATAGGCATAAATCCGAAACCGCTGCGCATGGCGAACCAACCGACCGTCGGCGTCGCGCAGCTCCGAGCTCTTGATCGGCTCATTGGTCTTGGCATTGATTGGGATACCACCGTTGTAGCGCTTGCCCGCAATTGGCATCCCAGCGGCGGTTTCTGGCGCCAGATAATAGTCCGGACTATTGCCGACGCGCGAGAAGCCGATCGCCGGATGCACTCGGAATGAGTAGGCTTGATGAGACATGACGAAGTCCTCCGAGGCTCAAGAAAAACGCGGGATGGCGCCTTGGCGCCAGCAATCCAGAATGTTGCCGCCCAGGGTGACCATGTTCGGCCCGAAGTTGGCCGGGCTGCCACCGTTGAACAGGCTGACCATGTCGCCGCGGAAGCGATTGAAATTGCGGACCAGAATGGCCTGAGCCGCAGCCCCCGCTGAGCCCGGGGGCGGATTCGCGACGCCTTCGTAGCACGCTTCCCGGCGTTTGATGTCCTTGATCAGGTTGAACCGCGCAAAGTGATCCATGGGTTCGTTGAAGCCATCGGCGGTGTTACGGAATCGATTCGGCACCGTGTTCGTGCGCCGCACGCCCTCACCCTGATCGGTAATCGCCGAGATCAGATCGATCACTTGCTGCAGGCCGGTCACGCCCGCACTGCTGACCGTTTGATCTGGGAATCCACGATAGTAGTTCTTGAAAATGTCGACCTGATTGACGTTTGGGCGTATCGCTTCGACATGCTGCGTAGCGCCGAATTGCACGGCCCGATAGAACTCGCCGATCGTGCTGTATTCGCTGACGCGCTGATTGAGCTTCGGCGGTTCGGCCACATCGTCTTCAGGGTACTCGATCAAACACATGGCATTGATCCGAAGCTCATCGAGCGGACCAATTTCGGCGCTGTAGGGCCGATAGTTCTGTCTGGGATCAAGCGGATCGTCGTCAACCTCGCCGTCCGTAAATTGCAGATGCGGAACGTTTTGGCCCTGGTACTCGGGGACAATGAACGCCTGTTCGAGATCGATCGTCGTACCGAATGCGTTGGCCACATTGCACGCCAGTTGTACGTGCAACATTTCCTGATTGACCACCGCCTGAACCAATTTGAACGCGTTGCTGGTCGGGTCTTTCACTGAGTACATGGCGGCCATGTAAAACGGAATCGTCCAGTATTCAAGCTGGATCGCAAACTGCAGGTGTTGCCTCAGGTGTCGAATATTCCAGTGGGTTCCAATCGTCGTGGCGGAAATCGCCGGGTCAGCACTGACATTCATGAACAAGCCCTCCAAGTGATCGTAAGCGGATGGCCCCCAAGCCATCCGCTCGTTCCCAGTGTTCAGTTCGCGGCGGGCACATCCATGCCGCCGCACATCCTGGTTGTTCGCAATTCCAATCCGTTATTGCTTAACCAGCGTCGCCACCGAAATATGCGGCCAGTGAATGCCATCGAAGTCGAGCATCACGCGCTGCACGTACTGCAATTGCTGGAAGCTCGTACCATCGGGCAACGCAACCGTTTCAATCCAGAAGATGGCATCCATCTGAATGGTGTCGGCGTTCTTGACCACGAAGGGAATATTGACAATACCGCCCGGGCTGGCCGTGGTCACTTCAATCACAACGGTACGGGTGATTGTCTGATTGGCGATCGCTTCCTGCAGCAGAATCACCGGGTTCCGCACGACATCGGCCGGATCGGCACTCGTGATCACGCCTTTAGGCAATGTCGGCCGCTCATAGGGGCCTTTGTAGCCAAGTGGCGCCTTCAAAGGCGGATTCGGCACTTGGTTCAATTTGGGCAGCGGATCGCCCGTGATGGTGAACGGGATGGAGTCGACCGGCAACAATGTGGGTCCACCAGGATGATCCGCGCAGCGCACGCTCTGCGCGAACAATGAATCGCCATGCGGAATGGTCGACAGACGCGCGTAAGTTTCGTCCTGAGGCGGCGCGGTCGTCTTCGGAATCCGGAGCCAAAAGCCGGGCTCGATATGCAGCGCCGCATGCGTGTCAAGGTCACTGACACGCTGCAAGTAGCTCAGGCCATGAATGAAGATGTCGTCCTGCAGCGAGCCACGATTGGGCACAGCACCCCCAATCGGCGTGAACTCCAAGGTCTCGATCATGCCGTTCAGCATCAGGAAAAAGATGTGCCCGTTTTGCTTGTCCGGGCGCGCGATCAGGTTGAACCCGGTGCCTACCCAGGTGCCGGCAAATTCGGACAGAAGACCGAGGTCATTCGATACCGCCGCACTGCCCGGTGCAATGCGCTTCAACATCTGCAGCTGCCTACTCTCAATCATGGTTTGATCTCCTGGACGTGACGGAACAAACGGCAACGACGTGCCGTGCAAGCAACCTTTCTGGGAGTGGGGCAGATCGCGGCAATCGCCATGGCAACACCATTGCCGTCTGCATCGAATGCCAAGACAGCGGCGCCAGATAGCGCAATGCACGTGTGCTCATCGAATCCACCCAAGAATCTGGCTTCGGCTCCGACACCGGTCGGCGTCGGCGGAAGCGCCAAAAGACTATAGTCCTACCAGATGACGATTGCCAGTCAGCGCAACTGGTAGTCGCAAGAGTCCGCGCGATCCGGCTGATCAGTCGCTGTGCGATTTCGCACGAGCGTTGTCCGGAACCGGACACGCCGGTCTGAATCCAACCACTCTGAACGGCAAAACTGGCGCTGAACCCGCCATTTCTGGCGCCGTTGCGGTAGCGGTTTGCGATGGCATGGGATTTGCGCTGACGTAGATGCGTCGGCGTCGGCGCGTCGGCGTTGTTGGCGCCGCTTTCCAAGACAAGGAGTCCGAAGTCATGCGCGAGTTTCAGTTTGCATTGCGCCGCCTGTTGCGTCATCCATGGTCCAGCGCGGCCATGTTGATCGGCATGGGCCTGAGCTTCGCCATGGTCATCACGACCGGCGCCTTGAGCCGCGCCTTGCTCGCTGTACCCGATGCCTTACCGACGGCCGATCGCGTTCAACTCGTGACACTGGCGCCAGAAGGCAGCGCCGGCGACCCAAGCCGACGGACGGTCTGGTCGTATCCGGCCTACCAAGCCTTGCAGGCGGCGATGGGTCCGACCCAGTCCGTTGAGGCAGTGACGTTGAAACCGATTTCATTGACCGTGGCAACCCCAGGTGGCAGCGTGCGCGCGCCGGTTGAAATCGTGTCGCCCGGCTATTTTCAGGCGTTGTCAGTCGCGCCAGAACGCGGCCCGGGATTCAGCACGTCCGCGGCCATTGGCACCCAGGAACTCGTGATTTCGGCACTGGAATGGCAGCGTCGCTTTGCCGGCAATCCCAACATCATCGGGCAGTCGGTCCTCGTGCAGGGTGTGCCGTTCATCGTGGTTGGCGTGCTGCCGGCGGGGTTTCGCGGGCTGTCGGAGCAGGCGGACTACTGGCTGCCCATGGCCGCTGCGCCCGCTGTCACGTTTCCGTCCCGATTGAAGGGCGCACAGAGCTTCTGGCATTCCGTGTTCATCGTTGATGACCAGACATCACCGCACGCCGCGCAATGGCAGGCGCCAGCCAAAGCGGTGGGCGCAGCCATCAATCTGCAGCAAGCGGGTCGACCGGTTGGCGTTCAGATCGCGACCGTTTCTTGGCGCCAGTGGCGCCTGGACCCGAGCCTGCACTCGGCACTTCGGGCACTCAAGCTGTGCAGCCAGATCATGTTGGCGATTGTCACGCTGAATCTTGGCATGGTGGGACTCGCCCGCCTGAGCAGCCGACGCCGCGAGTTGGGCATCCTTGCCGCCGTAGGTGCGACCGCATGGCGCTTGATGCTCGCCACGACCGGCGAGCTGTTGCTACTTCTTTGTGCCGGCCTGTTGTTGGCCTGGACCATCGCAGGCATTGTGCTTGCCCAACTACCTGTGTGGTTCGGCAATTTGCTCGGCAGTAGCGTGACGCCCGCTAGCCTGGCCTTGGATCTGCCCCAACTCCTGAACGTCGGCCTGATCGGTCTGCTCGTCGCCGCGCTCCTGATTGCGCTTGCCGGTGGCCTGGGCCAATTGGCGCGCACCGCCGAGTTGGTTCGCGGCGGCGACAACCGACCGGTGCAGCGTTGGCACAGCTGGATCGCCGGCATCCAGTTTGCGCTGGCCAGCGCACTCACGCTGGCGGCCGTATTGGCTGCTGGCCTGGCGTGGCGCTCGGTGCAAACGCCTTTGGGCTTTGATCCCGAAAACGTGTTAAGCGCGCAGATTTCGGTCCCGGCTGCGTTGCGGCCCGCTGACGGTACGGCCGGCGCGATGATGCGCATCGAGTCAGCGTTTCAACAGGCACCGGGCGCGAAGGCAATTGGCGCGGCCGGCTGCCTGCCGGTTCAGGGCGGCTGCGACTTCGTGAACGTCACGCCTGCGGGTTCTGGTCAAACGACGGAATGGCCTGCAGGATTGAATCAGATCGACGGTGCGTATCTCGATGCGATGGGCATCCGTGTGTTCAGTGGTCGCAGCTTCAACACCGCCGACCGCGCCGACAGCCAACCCGTTGCAATAGTTAATCGCAGTTTTGTCGACCGCTATCTGCCGGCCGCCAATGCCTTGGGGCAGCAAGTCAGCGTCAGTGTTGGCTGGCCGGAATCTGGCAGCGCGGAAATCGTCGGCGTCGTCGACGATACCTTGGGCACCGACCTGGATGCAGATCCCGAGCCGATGATCTACCTGCCGATGGCGCAGATGGCCTACGACGACAACTTTGTCGTCATCAAACTCGAACCTGGTACGGATGTGCTCACGGTCAGCACCAGCCTTGAAAAGCTTCTGGCCCGGACCGAACCGAACCTCGCACTGTTTGACGTGACGACGATGAGTCAGCGCTTTGCGAATCTGACCGAGCGGCGCCGCATCGCGGCGTTACTCGTGCTGACCATCACGGTACTTGCCGTGCTGTTGGCCGCGGTCGGCGTATTCGCCACGTTTAGTTTGAATATGGCGCAGCGCCGGAAGGAACTGGCCGTGCGCTTTGCGCTGGGCGCCCGCGTGCGCGACCTGCGGCAGTTGATCGTGCGCCAAGTACTGCGCTTTGCCAGCGTCTCGGCGCTGCTCGGGCTGGGGCTTGGGGCGCTGTTCGCCAATCGTCTCGCCGCGCAGTTGCCGATGTTGGATCAGCAGGTGCCGACCCCTTACTTGCTGGTCTTGCTGATCATGACGGTGACGACCGTGCTGGCAGTCTGGGTGCCTACCCGCCAGGCGCTTCGCGCCGAGCCGACTGAGGCGCTGAAGGCCGGCGGCTGAACGCATTGCGGTCGCGGCAATCAGACGAGTCGGCCCGGTCGGCAATAGCATGGGTTCGACGGCAGGTGGCTAAGCGTAGGTTCCCCACGCCGCACGTTTGGCACACCCGTGCTGCCATTAATTCAAGCACGCGATTTGTTCGCAAACGTGCAACGTGCTGAGGTATCGATCCGGACTATTCAAAACTGTCGCGAAACAACAGTCCTTCGGCGCCGAACTCGAAGGCGCCGCGATCACGGGCGGCGTCTCGCGGGTAGCCTCGCTGATCAAGGCTTGGCACCGAGGCGGTGTTGACGCCCGTGTCGCGGGCGGGACTATTGCTCGCCATCGCCAGCGTGGGCGTCGGCCCGCCATTGTTGGCGACCGCGCCGAGCATCGCGTCGGCAAAACTCGCACTGGCGGTCACCGGCGTTTCGTTGCCGCCGCCACCGGAGCGCACTTGCGGCCATTGCATATTGCCGCCGCCATCAAACTGCGCGGGATTGTTCATCGCCCAATTGACGAACACATTGCCGCCGGAGTTATTGGCAAAAATCGTGTTGGTCAGGGTCAGTTGATTCGGCGCATTGATCGAGATGCCCGCCGCGAATGCCGCGGTGGCGACATTATTCGCGATCGTGCTGTTGACGATCTGGATCGGCGCGGTGTTGGTCAACGCCATCGCGGCGCCGAGCCCCTGGCGGGCGACATTGCCGGCAAACGTGGCGTTTCGGATCATGCCGCTCGCGCTGCCGGCCACAAACAATCCGCCAAAACCATTGGCCTCGTTGTTGATAAACGCGACGCGCTCCAGCGCGAACGGGCCGTCTTGAATATAGGCGCCGCCGGTATGCTGCGTACTCGATAGCTGCCGATTGCCCTGAAACAGCACATCCTCGAAGCGACTGCGGCTTTGCGTGTCGTACATCACCGAAAAGAAGCCAGCGCCAAAAGCGTTGCTGGTGTTATCGACAAAGCGGGTGCGGCAGACGTCGAGCAAACGTGCGGCGCCATCAACACCAAGCCCGCCTGCATTGCCGCCGTTACCTGGGTTGCCACCCGTTCCAATTGCCTGATTACCGATGAACGCACTGTCGACGATGTTCACCGCCAGTGTGCCAAGCGAATAGACCGCACCACCGTTACTGCCGGTGTTGTTCTGAAAGCGCGAGTCGGCGATATCGATCCGATTCAGCAACAGAGCGTACAGGGCGCCGCCGCCATCATCCTGGCTGCTGCCATCAAGCGGTGCATCACTGTTCACGATGTCCACATCGACGAGGCTGAGATTGATCTTGTGCGGAAACGTCTGATTGAAGTCGGCAAAAATCGCCGCGCCGCGGCCATCGCTGACGCGTGCGTCAAGCAGGTTCAGATGCTGCAACGTGACCGTGAACACCGGCGCATTGGCATTGGGATTCGTATTGATGATGCGCAGAATACGCCGCGCGTCGCCACCAGACAGCGTGACCAAACCACCGCCGTCGAGCACCACGTCGCGGCTCACGGTCAGCGTGCTCGTCAACACGATCGTGCTGGGATTCGAACCCAGGTTGAACGTGATCGCGCCGCCCGCATCAAGGGCTGCCTGGATCATCGCCGTCGTGACGCTGCCGGGGCTGCCGTTCCCCAGTACCGTACCGCCGGCCGTGGCCTGTGCCGCAACCGGCGTACAGAAACTTTGCGCGGCCAGGGGCCCTGCAGCCAGCAGGGCCAGCAGCAGCACCAAGAGGCTGCGGAGCAATTGGAATGCGCGAATCATGGATCGAGCATAGCCCGATCATCGCGATCGGAACCGCCGACTCGTCACGGATTTTCGCGATCGCGCCGCAGATGTCCGGTCGGATTCAGATCATTCTGGGCGTCCCGACCCACACGGAGCCCGGTATCAGTCCGGGTTCATTGACAGGACACGGCACGCATCGACGCTGACTTGCTTCCGAGCTGTCCTGAATCGTTTGCCACCGCTCTGTCCGGCCGCAACTATTCGAAATCGTTCGCGTACATGGGCTCGATGAACGCATATTGGCGCGCCGTACCAGCGGTAATGTCGGCGGGCGCCGTACCTGTCGTTGCGCGCGGGCGGCGCACGGCGGGGGCATCGATCCAGACGATCGCACCGGCCAGCAACGACTGCTGCGCCGCGTTGTAGACCGCGGCACTGGCGTCCACCATCTGACCAACTTGCACGCCGGCAAAGAACTGTTCTGCCGTCAGCGGCGCGCCAAACTCGTCGGCAAACGTCGCGCCGGTGGTGTCCACTTGCAGTCCTTGAATCGTGACCCGTGGCGGCGTAATGGCCTGCACCGGGCCACGGACGGCGACATCGCTGGCATCGGGATTGCCACGATCGCGGACCAAGGTGGCAAAAGCGCGATTTTGCCGATCCACATAACCGCGGACCTGCACCTGGCGCGACTGCGTCAGGCCTTGGGCCAGAATATCGTCCCGATCACGAACTTGCGCAGACCATCGCACGGGAATTCCAAGCACCGTGATTTGCGTCCCGGGCAGCACCGCAGCCGGTGCCACCGGGCCTTCAAAGCGGACCACCTGGTAGACGAACTCGATATCGGCTGCATCAAAGTGCGTGGCATCCACATAACTGCCGTGCAAAATCACGCCGACACCCGGATCAAGATCCTCGATCGAGCCGAGCGCAAACGTCGTTTCCGGCAGAATATTGATGGTCAGATCGCCCATCAGGAACTGGGTCGCACTCGTGACCTCGGTAACGAGCCCCTCCAGGAACCCGGTTGCGGCGGGCGTGCCAACGGGTACCAGATCAACGCAGCGGGCATCGGTGACGCCACCGAGCGTCGCGCCAGGCGGCAGCGACGCTGTGCCCGTCGCCCGGATTTCGAGAAACTCGCCCACCTGTGGGGCGGCTGCCACGCAATCGGCGACGGCCAGTCCGGCCAGATCCACCCATTGCGCACCTACCTGCACCAAACTTGCTGGCGCGCCGATTGCGGTCACCGGCCCGGTCAATAGGAATCGGGGCGGCAACGCACCGCGCCGTTCCACCAAGCTTGCGAGCACACTGCCATTGGCATCAACCAAGCCTGAAACGACGACGGGCGTACCAAGCGGCAGCGTCAAGCTCGGTCCGACGCCCAGCAGATTGGTGTCCGCCGTGATCGTGAGTGGCTGCCCGAGCACCGCCAGTGGCGAACTCTGTGTCACGAGCCCAATCAGGGTGTAACTGAAAATGGGCGTTGCCAGCCCCTCCATTGCCGCATTCGCATGCCAACGTGCATGCAGCCCATCCCGGTGATAGCGGAGATCATTGAGCGTCGCCGGCTGGTCGTCGAGAATAATCGGCGTGTCCAGCGGCAACGTAACGGGCTCGCCACTGATGACGAGGTCCAAGGACTGAGCCGAACCCCCGAAACTGAGGCACATCAGTCCTGCCGAAAAATAATGTTTCATGCCGCGCATCGCCGTTCATCCTGAATCTGTGTCGATGAAGATAGTAAGCAAAGCGTGCGCCAGTTCACATCCGGTGAATCACCCACGCAAACGTGAGGGGCCATTCACATTGTGCCGATCGGGTTGGGGCGCCAGTCCAGGTTTGGCTGATGGCGCCCAAGCGCTCTTACTCGAAACTATTGCCGAACAAATTTTCAGCAGTGCAGTTGCTGGCGACAAACACCCCGGGCGATCCGATATCGGTGAGGTTCGACCCGTTCGGGTTGGACAGGACAGCGCCATGGACGTCCCCCACGGTCGATAGCACCCAACTGGCGATCGTGTCCTGACCCAGCGCTGCACATGGCACCTGACCACTCGCATTCTGCGTTCGGATGGTCCCCGGGAACGTTTGATCGCCATAGGTCAGACGGTCGATCAACACCCCACCGGAGTCGTACACGTTGATCTGATCGCTGCGACCATAGTTGGCGCCACCCACTGCGACCGACCCCAGTTCGCCCAGGATTTTCGCAGACGGTGGCAAGTTCCAGGCAGTGCGAAAGGTTTCGGCAACCACATCGGTGATCACCACACTCTGATCGGCCGCCAGGATGCCCGCCGGCGACAAGCTGAATCCTGGCAAGCCCACCTGATCGTCTTTCAATACCCAACCCGTCAGATCAATAGACTGGCCACTCCGATTGGTGATTTCGACAAACTCACCCTGATTGCCCGAGTACATGTACTCCGTGATCTGCAGCGGCTGTGCCGCACCCAGGTTGTACTCGATGCTCATGGGCCCGCGCTCGGCGAGCACTGGCAGAAAACTAAGTGACCCAAACCCGTTTCCGGCCGTGCCCATGACGTAGTAGTCCACACGCTGACCCGGTGCGCCCGGCAACGGCATCGCCACACCATAACGACCATCGCCCGCCGCGCCGTCACCCGAAAGGCCATCGTCCAACATCGTCACGCGATAATAAATGTCGTTGGGATTGGGCCGGTAGAACAGCTCGATTCGCGTGATGCCGCCAACGCCGGCAACAGCATTGGCTGTCACATAGACCGTCGCGCCAGGGCTTGGCGTACTGTTACTGGCAGCGACGTTGCTCAACGTCGGACCGGTCACCGCAAGCTCAGGATTCGTCGTGGCATTGGCCAAATAGGCCGCACGGCCGTCAATGAATTGGCGAACGCCCGGCACGGTGCCGCCTGCCAATCCCGATACCGGCTGCCCGTTCAAACCATTGGTCAACGTAATCGTCGTGGTGCCAAAGCCGTCGGTAAAATTCTGCGTGGTGTAGATTTTCTTGGTATCTGCCGCAACGGCGGTCGCAATCAGATCGCGGCGGGTTTCAAAGCGGGTTTGAAAATAGCTCGCCCAATTCACATTGGCCATCACCGTCCGGTAATGCGCCATATAGCGCTGACGAAGCTCAGGCAGGCCCAGGACGCGATTCAGAAATGGCTTGTTGGTCTGACTGAAATTGCGATTGATGGTCCACGTTGTCTGGGTCCACGTTTCGTTCGCATCGCGCTGAATGATGTGCGTCCGGTTGTCGACCGTGTCGCGATAGGTCATGAAATCGCAACCCTTGTTGATGTACGAATCATCATCGGTCAGCAGGTTCTCCAGTGCGACGGTCCAGATCGATGGATCAATGGCAATGGTGCGATCCATCGCATCAATCTGTGTCTGATTGGTGAGCGGCTCCTGTGTCAGGATACGCGTCATCTCGATGAATTCAGCGGTGGCCTCGGCCAAAGTCAAGCCAGCAGTCTCCTGAATCTCATAGCTCGCGTTCAGCGTCGGACTATAGGTCAGCCCTGGGCCGCTCGGATTATTGGCACATCGCACCCTGAGCCCATCGCCATTGCTGAAATAGCGTCGCAGAAGCGCTTTGTCAGTCTGCTGCACATTGTTGTAGACCCCCCAGTTCGCGCCATTGATACGCACGATCACGTTGTTGGCGCGCGCGTTGGGCACAAACAAGGCGAGGTAGTTGTTGAACTCGACTTCGCGCGTAAACGTTGGGTCACGCCAGCCGTTGTTCAGATTGATCGTGTCATACCCCATCAGCTCCTGCGCCAAATCAACGGCATCCATTTGCAACTTCAATGAGAAC
It contains:
- a CDS encoding CotH kinase family protein, whose amino-acid sequence is MRGLKVLALALFGLVLAPALRAQDFYDPNVLRTIDITFTQSNWETLLRQNYASETDLIGSVTVDGTTYPNVGIRIRGNTSFTGLPSGSQKFSLKLQMDAVDLAQELMGYDTINLNNGWRDPTFTREVEFNNYLALFVPNARANNVIVRINGANWGVYNNVQQTDKALLRRYFSNGDGLRVRCANNPSGPGLTYSPTLNASYEIQETAGLTLAEATAEFIEMTRILTQEPLTNQTQIDAMDRTIAIDPSIWTVALENLLTDDDSYINKGCDFMTYRDTVDNRTHIIQRDANETWTQTTWTINRNFSQTNKPFLNRVLGLPELRQRYMAHYRTVMANVNWASYFQTRFETRRDLIATAVAADTKKIYTTQNFTDGFGTTTITLTNGLNGQPVSGLAGGTVPGVRQFIDGRAAYLANATTNPELAVTGPTLSNVAASNSTPSPGATVYVTANAVAGVGGITRIELFYRPNPNDIYYRVTMLDDGLSGDGAAGDGRYGVAMPLPGAPGQRVDYYVMGTAGNGFGSLSFLPVLAERGPMSIEYNLGAAQPLQITEYMYSGNQGEFVEITNRSGQSIDLTGWVLKDDQVGLPGFSLSPAGILAADQSVVITDVVAETFRTAWNLPPSAKILGELGSVAVGGANYGRSDQINVYDSGGVLIDRLTYGDQTFPGTIRTQNASGQVPCAALGQDTIASWVLSTVGDVHGAVLSNPNGSNLTDIGSPGVFVASNCTAENLFGNSFE